A window from Malania oleifera isolate guangnan ecotype guangnan chromosome 7, ASM2987363v1, whole genome shotgun sequence encodes these proteins:
- the LOC131159321 gene encoding protein SUPPRESSOR OF GENE SILENCING 3, with protein MSSRKGGGKPSNAGVNAKMSLKGKNVSGGSRPTVDQLSQGMVDASLNSAEDGEWEVYARKSKNRAGSGAAKTWAQNPNAKGWGHTDVIQKLGMHHNGASVKTPGNSGPWPTQTADFKRLSDNGGPKLQPFNRGLDSIHAAPPAVIPPPLVGGWNWSSRAGASQPKGAEGMSKDDVSREDDIEVGSDNDDSEALDESDDDFFSDEFDSDTSQKSHETQKNNRWFKGFFEILDKLSIDEINEPGRQWHCPSCQGGPGAIDWYRGLQPLIAHANTRGAKRVKLHREFAKLLNEELYRRGTSVNSAGEAFGKWRGLNDTTLKDREIVWPPMVIVMNTKLEQDDNDKWLGMGNQELLEYFSSYAAVKARHSYGPQGHRGMSVLIFEASAMGYLEAERLHKHFEEQGTDRDAWDRRRVPFYPGGKRQLYGYMALKEDMDSFNQHSHGKTKLKFDMRSYLEMVVSQMKQMSEDNQQLIMFKDKVVKEQRRSKALEESFGIVTEKLRKTIEENRIVRQRTKMQHEQNKEEMDFQEEFFKEQIKVIHDARDAKEDEFEKLQQLEREKVKQATVNPTMEDQRRKSEEVANFIQLQDKEMEEFVAERDKLVRIHEEKVVAMKRRHLEEELNVEKELDAELTQLMEKYAPQH; from the exons ATGAGTTCAAGAAAGGGTGGTGGAAAGCCTTCCAATGCTGGTGTTAATGCAAAAATGTCACTCAAGGGCAAAAATGTATCAGGTGGGTCTAGACCCACAGTTGATCAGTTGAGTCAGGGTATGGTAGATGCTAGCCTGAATTCTGCAGAAGATGGTGAGTGGGAGGTTTATGCAAGGAAGTCCAAGAATAGAGCTGGAAGCGGTGCTGCAAAAACTTGGGCTCAGAACCCTAATGCCAAAGGATGGGGGCATACTGATGTCATTCAGAAGCTAGGCATGCATCATAACGGTGCTTCTGTGAAGACGCCTGGCAATAGTGGGCCTTGGCCTACACAAACTGCTGACTTTAAAAGACTGTCTGATAATGGGGGTCCAAAGCTCCAACCATTTAATAGAGGGTTGGATAGTATCCATGCAGCTCCACCGGCTGTCATTCCTCCACCCCTGGTAGGTGGATGGAATTGGTCTTCCAGAGCCGGTGCTAGTCAGCCAAAAGGGGCAGAAGGCATGAGCAAAGATGATGTTAGCAGGGAAGATGATATTGAGGTTGGCAGCGATAATGATGACTCAGAAGCTCTTGATGAATCTGATGACGATTTCTTCAGTGATGAATTTGATTCTGACACAAGTCAGAAGAGCCATGAGACACAAAAGAACAACAGGTGGTTTAAAGGATTCTTTGAAATCTTGGATAAACTGAGTATTGATGAGATCAATGAACCAGGAAGGCAGTGGCACTGTCCATCATGCCAAGGGGGTCCTGGTGCCATTGACTGGTATCGAGGCCTGCAGCCCTTAATTGCACATGCTAATACCAGAGGAGCTAAAAGGGTGAAGCTCCACCGGGAGTTTGCAAAACTTTTGAATGAGGAGCTTTACAGGAGGGGAACTTCAGTCAATTCAGCTGGTGAAGCATTTGGTAAATGGAGAGGCCTAAATGATACTACACTCAAAGATCGTGAAATTGTTTGGCCTCCAATGGTTATTGTCATGAACACAAAACTTGAACAGGATGACAATGACAAG TGGCTTGGCATGGGAAATCAGGAGCTTCTCGAATACTTTAGCTCGTATGCTGCTGTGAAAGCTCGACACTCTTATGGTCCACAGGGGCACCGAGGGATGAGTGTGTTGATTTTTGAAGCATCGGCGATGGGTTATTTAGAAGCTGAGCGTCTGCATAAGCATTTTGAAGAGCAAGGAACAGATAGGGATGCTTGGGATCGTCGCCGGGTCCCATTCTATCCAGGTGGGAAACGCCAACTTTATGGTTACATGGCACTGAAGGAAGACATGGACAGCTTCAACCAGCATTCCCatg GCAAAACAAAGCTAAAATTTGACATGAGGTCCTACCTGGAAATGGTTGTCAGTCAGATGAAACAAATGAGCGAGGATAATCAGCAGCTCATCATGTTCAAAGACAAGGTTGTCAAAGAACAAAGGCGTTCTAAAGCTCTGGAAGAGTCATTTGGTATAGTGACTGAGAAGCTTCGCAAAACCATTGAAGAAAACCGCATTGTTAGACAGAGAACCAAGATGCAACATGAGCAGAACAAGGAAGAG ATGGATTTCCAAGAGGAATTTTTTAAGGAACAAATCAAAGTCATTCACGATGCAAGGGATGCAAAGGAAGATGAATTTGAGAAGCTGCAGCAGCTGGAGCGAGAGAAGGTGAAGCAGGCAACTGTGAATCCTACCATGGAGGATCAAAGACGCAA GTCTGAGGAAGTTGCCAATTTCATCCAGCTTCAGGATAAGGAGATGGAAGAATTTGTGGCGGAGCGGGATAAGCTCGTAAGAATTCATGAAGAGAAGGTCGTCGCAATGAAGCGGAGACACCTAGAGGAGGAGCTTAATGTGGAGAAGGAGTTGGATGCTGAGCTGACCCAGCTTATGGAGAAGTATGCCCCGCAGCACtag